One Anolis carolinensis isolate JA03-04 chromosome 4, rAnoCar3.1.pri, whole genome shotgun sequence DNA window includes the following coding sequences:
- the LOC134298563 gene encoding uncharacterized protein LOC134298563, giving the protein MQVEDEELLGAGGGRSERATPETDAEFHQLAALASSTAYAQPNGVTQRRGVVRGDSTGGEEGSPSPGPQKMVFLEERMSAMETTLAVMSRAMERLAVLAEPERGRELRASSMWDVSMGSSQGFADLPAPKGREMRKEPGARPKIQTSLTRVEESDDEGEKPPRIPATLPTETLVPLANAGRGTGQREAAAGPTGPQGGLRRAEDWGLPPQGPLPRREELRIEFGGESSELDFFLTTVRGYMEDNAHTFRTESSRVRTIGAVLKRGAASWYVQLHARRDPCLGSLRRFMGALETRFRDPLEQIRAREELKTVSQGQRSVSEYAEEFQCLAEKVPEWSAVTKIELFKEGLRREILSWAVHRDEPDTLRGWIQLAGRVETSLAQARRHRGGLQQRPQMKEGSRKEGSTPAGRRTEPPGNVSTSRRGCFVCGRLGHRAAECWQRKGEGGGPPKPRAVAGKRAEEEPPMRHHSGGLDEGEEDAMSEPCY; this is encoded by the exons atgcaagtggaggatgaagaactcttgggcgccggaggaggaaggtcggaaagggccactcccgagacggacgctgagttccaccagctggcggccctggcgtcatccaccgcttatgcccagccaaatggggtaacccagaggcgcggagtggtgcggggagatagcaccggaggagaggaaggttcaccttccccaggcccgcaaaagatggtgtttctggaggagaggatgtcggcgatggagaccaccctggcagtgatgtcgagggcgatggagcgcctggcggttttggcggagccggagcgaggaagggaactccgggctagctcaatgtgggacgtgagcatgggaagcagccagggctttgcagacctcccagcaccgaagggaagggaaatgcgaaaggagcccggtgcccggcccaagatccaaacgagcctgacgcgggtggaggagagtgacgacgaaggggaaaagcctccgagaatcccggctacgctcccaactgagaccctggtgcccctggcgaatgccgggcgtggcacaggacaaagggaagcagcagcggggcccactggcccgcaagggggcttgcgacgggcggaggattggggattgccaccacagggacccctaccgagacgagaggaactaaggatcgagtttgggggagagtcctctgaactggattttttcctgaccacggtgaggggctatatggaggacaatgcccacactttcagaacggaatccagccgggtacggaccattggtgcagtgttgaagaggggagcggccagctggtacgttcaactacacgcgcggcgcgacccatgtctggggtcactccgacgctttatgggggccctggagacccgtttccgagatccactggagcagatccgggcgagggaggagttgaagaccgtctcccaggggcagaggtcggtgtctgagtatgcggaggagttccaatgcctcgctgaaaaggtgccggaatggtctgcagtgacaaagatagaactcttcaaagaggggctcaggcgggagatcctctcctgggcggtgcatcgtgatgagcctgacacactgcgcggatggattcagctggcggggcgcgtcgagacatcgctggcccaggcgaggaggcaccgaggagggctacagcagcggccgcagatgaaagaggggagccggaaggagggatcaaccccagccgggaggagaacggagccgccagggaacgtgagcaccagcaggaggggctgcttcgtgtgcggccgtttgggccacagggctgccgagtgctggcagagaaaaggggaaggcggaggcccgcccaaaccaagagccgtggcagggaaacgcgccgaggaagaaccaccgatgaggcaccactcgggggggttg gacgaaggggaggaggacgccatgtcagaaccctgctactag